The following nucleotide sequence is from Bremerella alba.
CGCCATGGCGATGGTCTTGGTTCCAGAAGTACCGATATCGATTCCCAAGTAGATATTCACAGGGGCAAATCCTCGAGAGGGCGTTATGTTGGGGCGACGAATAAGGGAATTTAGATGAGCAGAAGGCCTTATTTTGCCCTATTTCACCGGCAGAACCAAGCCGATGGGGGTCTCATCCGGCTCGTGTTGTTAACTTCTTATGGTTATTGTGATTGCGATCTGATTAGGCGAAATATAAGGACAAATATCTCTTATCTCAGATCGCTATTCCATGCCACCGAGGAAATAGGTACTCTCTCGTCCTCTGGGGGATACGATGCAATCAACGTTTGTCGATGCAACGTCTCCTATTCCAGAAATTGAGACTGCAAGCTGTGAAACAAACAACATTCGCTCTGTTATTCCAGGGAATATCGAACGACTTAGGCGGTCGTTCCCGGTGACGCGACTTCATGCTCAATCCAGCACCACGTATTGTCCTTGATCTCGAGAAGTCTCGGAACGCTTGTTCCGGGCTGGGGCAATTTGCCCGCAATCTCGGACGTGCGCTGACCACCGAAATGAGCGACTGCGGCCTGCACCCGATTCCCCTGGTAAGCGCTGCCCAGGTCAACGATTTCAGTACGCCGGATGCCATCAAGGCAAAGCTGTGGCGAAAAGAAATCTTCCAGCGCTGGTATCGCTGGACCCAATCAGGGCGATCCCCGGCGTACGCGTTGTGGCATGCAACGCATCAACAAGCCAAATACCTTCCCTTGAACTCGAAGACGCGCGTCTTGCTGACGATTCACGATCTGAATTATTTGCGAGAAAAGAAGGGTCCCAAGATCGAACGCGAGCATCGCCGAATCGCACGTTTGATTCGACGGGCCGATGCGGTCACGGTCATCTCGAAATTCGTCGCTGGGGAAGTTCAGTCGCACTTCGACCTACAAAACAAGCCATTACAAGTGATTTATAATGGCCGACCAGACGTATCTCAGTACGTCGCCCAGCAACCGGCGTGGCTCAATGCCAGCCGTCCCTTCCTGTTCAGCATTGGGATTATCGACCGGAAGAAGAATTTCCACGTCCTGCTCGACCTGATCCAGCGACTACCAAACCACCAGCTAGTGATCGCCGGCCAGAACGATTCCGAGTATGCCGGTGAAATGCGTCGCACGATTGAAGAATTCAACCTTTCCGACCGCGTCTCGATACCGGGGCCAGTCAGCGACGAACAGCGACAGTGGCTCTACGAAAACTGCGAAGCGTTTGTATTCCCATCTCTCACCGAAGGCTTCGGCCTTCCCCCGATCGAAGCGATGACCGTCGGCAAACCTGTCTTCCTGGCAAGACGCACGAGCTTGCCTGAAATTGGCGGTCAAAGAGCGTTCTATTGGGACGACTTCACCGCAGAGCACATGTTCGACGTCTACCAGCGAGGCATGCAGATCTTCAACGCCTCGCCTGAATACGCACAACTCCTTCAACAGGCCGCCGCACGATTCTGCTGGCAAGAGTCGGCACGACAGTACGTCGACCTCTACCGAAGAATCCTGCAGATGGAAGAAGTAGAGCGTTCCCTCCCAACCCTAGCCGCAGCATGAGTAAGCACCCCCTTATTTAGGCACAAAGCCGGATGGGGCACCTTTGACAGACCATTTCGGGGGTTTTCCTTGACTGAGCTCAAGCTAAAAGGTAATCTTCACGATATAACAAGGTATCAACATTCCTTTTTGCGGGTTTCCGAAGGATCGTAGCTGGCTGATCCAACCCTCGCTACCAGGAAAACCGCTTTAACCACTATAGAATTTGTTCCCATTACCTAACGAAAGCCTTTCTCTGGGGCAGGGTATCGACAGATACTAGCTAGAGGTCGGTTCGCTATGCGAACGTAGGTAATGGGAACTTTTTCTTTTTCTTGACCGCACGCTGGTCCACACGGCATCTTCCCCTCGTTGCAAACGATCTAATCGTTAAAGTCGATATGCCAGCAGCGCCGATAACAACAGAGACGGGGGGAACTGTCACTACAGCAGGGATGTGCGGATGAATATTGCGACCGCTTTACCACTAGGAATCGGTGCCGCGTCGATGGCAGCCGGAGCGGCGAAGCAACTATCAGAAGGGGTTTTCTCGCTGCTTCAGGGCGAAGCAGAAACGAGCCCCGAAGCCACTTCACCAGATGCCGCGTCCCTCGATTCGTTTCTGGCAGCAAGCGGCCTATTGGGAGGCAACGCTGGCGAACTTCAAGATCAACTCGGCCGCTCGCTGGAAGAACTCGAAGATCTCCTTCGCCGCACCTTTCACGAGGCTGGTCAAGACTTGCCCGAGTCTTTCCAACTGCAGATCGATGGAAATGGCCAGATCGCCGTCGACGGGGCCCATTCTTTCGCAGAGCAGGCCCAAGGTCTTCTGCAGCAGTCCCAAGAAGCCCAGCAATTGCTCTCGAATATTGCCGCACAAACGGCAGCCATCCAGGCAGCAACCAATCAACAAGCATTTGCCAAACAGTACAACGACGATCCCGAAGCCGCATTGAGCACGCTACAAAAAGCGAACCAAGAGCCTGCCGGCCTCGATGTCACCTTCCTTGACGGTCGCGTGGCCAGCTTCCAACTAGCGGCCGCTTAGATAATCTGACACGCGCTGTGCCGCTTGTTCACCACTTTGAATACATTGCGGAACGCCGACGCCTCGATAGGCATTG
It contains:
- a CDS encoding glycosyltransferase family 4 protein codes for the protein MLNPAPRIVLDLEKSRNACSGLGQFARNLGRALTTEMSDCGLHPIPLVSAAQVNDFSTPDAIKAKLWRKEIFQRWYRWTQSGRSPAYALWHATHQQAKYLPLNSKTRVLLTIHDLNYLREKKGPKIEREHRRIARLIRRADAVTVISKFVAGEVQSHFDLQNKPLQVIYNGRPDVSQYVAQQPAWLNASRPFLFSIGIIDRKKNFHVLLDLIQRLPNHQLVIAGQNDSEYAGEMRRTIEEFNLSDRVSIPGPVSDEQRQWLYENCEAFVFPSLTEGFGLPPIEAMTVGKPVFLARRTSLPEIGGQRAFYWDDFTAEHMFDVYQRGMQIFNASPEYAQLLQQAAARFCWQESARQYVDLYRRILQMEEVERSLPTLAAA